In Megalops cyprinoides isolate fMegCyp1 chromosome 25, fMegCyp1.pri, whole genome shotgun sequence, a single window of DNA contains:
- the fkbp4 gene encoding peptidyl-prolyl cis-trans isomerase FKBP4, with protein MTAEEVTNGQQAMEGDDITLKKDGGVLKLVKKEGTGTELPMTGDKVFVHYVGTLLDGTKFDSSRDRGEKFSFELGKGQVIKAWDLGVATMKIGEVSQFICKPEYAYGSAGSPPKIPPNATLVFEVELFEFHGEDVTEDEDGGIIRRIITKGQGYSKPNEGAAVEVNVEGKFEERVFDQRELKFEVGDGESLGLPPGVEKAIMAMEQGEESLFTIMPKYGYGNAGNAKFNIPPGATLQYKVKLSAFEKAKESWEMNTAEKLEQSAIVKEKGTQYFKEGKFKQASVQYKRIVSWLEHESGLQQEDEQKARALRLAAHLNLAMCYLKMQEHSLALENCDKALELDDSNEKALFRRGEALCAMKEFERARADFQKVLQLYPANKAAKAQVAVCQRQIKEQHEKDKRLYANMFQKFAERDAKKEAEKVKEVKSENGGGVDMEENAVQEETAA; from the exons ATGACTGCAGAAGAAGTGACCAACGGACAGCAAGCCATGGAAGGAGACGATATAACGCTGAAGAAAGATGGAGGAGTTTTAAAG CTGGTGAAGAAAGAGGGCACGGGGACGGAGCTGCCCATGACCGGAGACAAAGTCTTTGTGCACTATGTCGGCACCCTGCTGGACGGCACCAAGTTCGACTCCAGCCGCGACCGGGGGGAAAAGTTCTCCTTTGAGCTGGGGAAAG GTCAGGTGATCAAGGCATGGGACCTGGGTGTGGCCACTATGAAGATCGGGGAGGTGAGCCAGTTCATCTGTAAGCCCGAGTATGCCTATGGGTCAGCCGGGAGCCCCCCGAAAATCCCGCCCAACGCCACCCTGGTGTTCGAG GTGGAGCTGTTCGAGTTCCACGGGGAGGATGTGACCGAGGACGAGGACGGCGGCATCATCCGCAGGATCATCACCAAGGGCCAGGGCTACTCCAAGCCCAACGAGGGAGCGGCGGTCGAAG TGAACGTGGAAGGCAAGTTTGAAGAGAGGGTGTTTGACCAGCGGGAGCTGAAGTTCGAGGTGGGCGACGGGGAGAGCCTGGGCCTGCCCCCGGGCGTGGAGAAGGCCATCATGGCCatggagcagggggaggagtcCCTGTTCACCATCATGCCAAA GTACGGATACGGAAACGCTGGAAATGCTAAGTTCAACATTCCGCCCGGCGCGACTCTTCAGTACAAAGTGAAGCTGAGCGCCTTTGAGAAG GCCAAAGAGtcctgggaaatgaacacagctGAGAAGCTGGAGCAAAGTGCCATTGTGAAGGAGAAAGGAACGCAGTACTTTAAA GAGGGGAAGTTCAAGCAGGCGTCGGTGCAGTACAAGCGCATCGTGTCGTGGCTGGAGCACGAGTCGGGCCTGCAGCAGGAGGATGAGCAAAAGGCCCGGGCCCTGCGGCTGGCCGCCCACCTCAACCTGGCCATGTGCTACCTGAAGATGCAGGAGCACAGCCTGGCGCTGGAGAACTGCGACAAG gCCCTGGAGCTGGACGACAGCAACGAGAAGGCCCTGTTCCGCCGGGGGGAGGCCCTCTGCGCCATGAAGGAATTCGAGCGGGCGCGGGCCGACTTCCAGAAGGTGCTGCAGCTGTACCCTGCCAACAAGGCCGCCAAGGCACAGGTGGCCGTCTGCCAGAGGCAGATCAAGGAGCAGCACGAGAAGGACAAGCGCCTGTACGCCAACATGTTCCAGAAGTTCGCCGAGAGGGACGCCAAG AAAGAGGCTGAGAAGGTGAAGGAGGTGAAGAGCGAGAACGGCGGAGGTGTGGACATGGAGGAGAACGCAGTGCAAGAGGAAACGGCAGCATAG